ACTCAGGCAGTCTTCTAGCTGGAGTTATTGGTTCTGCCAAGCTTCAGTACGATATTTGGGGTAAGCCCTTcttatacatttatgtatgtgaaaATGTATTCCGTGTATTGTAGGCGAAGATGTTGTGATTGCCAATAAACTGGAGTCGACGGGAGTGCCAGGACACTTGCATATTAGCGAAAAAACACTGTCGCTCATGGTTGATCATAACTTTGAGATACTGCCGGGCACTCAACAGGCTCGAGATGATATTTACCTTCGAGAGCACAACATTAAAACTTTTCTAATTGCAGCTACTGATATTACGAATTCTCCAGCTATTAGTAAGATGTCCACGGCATTTTATGTACTTCACCCTAAGGACAAAAGCAAACCAATAAATTTAGATGTTCACGAGGAATTGCGTAAAGAATTTGCGGAGATGCCATCGGGAATTTTATCGTAGGTGCAGTTAAGCTAtcagtatatacatatatccgCTTAGTAATTACTTTCAATGCCAGCTccatgtttaaatttttgagtCACAAAGGCGATGGAAGACGTCCATTACTTGGATTCGTTTTCTTGAACTTTCGCGATCCCACGCTTGAGTACAATTTCATGCAAGAACCAGatcatttgtttaaatattgcattctTCTATCCTGGGTGGTTTACATAAGCCTATTCTACGTTCAGTCTGTGGATAATACTACATTGCATAGCGTCAACTATGTGATGCATGCGTTAAGTTTCATCTTCCAGACTGTCGTCGTCTTCATCATGTGGTATAAATGGCTGTGCCATTGGCGTTATCACAAACAGGTGCACAGATACTCCAAATACAGTTGCTTTATATTCTATTGTTCTCATGAAATACAACGCAATCTCATTGCCCGTCTCTGCATCTATCTGTTCACCATCTTGATGTACTTTCTGATCATAGGCTTAGTGTTGGTAAGTTTAAGCAGTTTGGGATATTATTTGAAGCTTTTACGTACATAATTCTTATTTCTGTTTAGATGGATTGCGATCCGACCGAGTTTGTGGTACTTCATATTGAGAGTAAACTGTATCTTTACGAGATGAGCAGTAGTGTCTGCTTTCAGCCCTGGGTGCTCACCAAAATGATTTGCCTTATCATTGGCGTCACACTCATATTTACTGGCATTCCGCTGACCGTGAAAATTGTGATCGGCATTGTGGAGGCTTCTATTTATGCGATTGTAATATTCTTTCAATACGATTATTTGTTTCGCAATAGCAGCTCAACGAATCCCACATTTGATCCGGAAATCTGTCATTGTCTATTGGTGTCGATCACATTATTGAGTCTCTACTTTATGGAGCGCCAAGTGGAGTTTAACAACAAGATCAACTACAAGTGAGTaggaaaatacaaatttaatattttatttacttttgatgTTTAGCTGGCGAGTTGAGTTGCTGAATAAGCAGCAAGATGCTCACATCACCAACAAATCGATAACTATATTGCTGCACAATCTGCTGCCTACTCATGTTGGTAAGTCATTAAGAAATTTGCCTATCAATCtattaaatgatatttaaatgcagttaAATTGTATATGACTTCGCTTGAGAAACACGAAATGTATTTCGAAAGCCACAAGATGGTTGCAGTGATGTTTGCTACGCTCAAAAACTTTGAAATGGACATGTCCAAGTTGCGTTTTCTCAACGAGATTATCTTTGAATTCGATGCGGTTGTAAGTTTAAAATGCGAATTCcgtttaaagaaattttagctatatttttgttgctagTTATCgcattataaaaatgaatgccTCGTggataaaatcaaaattgttggcTGCACTTATATGGCTGCCTGTGGCTTGCATATACGAGAGAAAAGATCTCAGACTACTTTCAGCGAAACTGAGATCTCCTGGAGAGATCGTCATGCAAGTCCTACGGCAAACTCTCTACGACGAGAAGGTAAGCTTCATTACAGCTATAGAAATTGaatgctattttttttttgtataatagtCTCGCGAGCCAAAGAACATATGGAATCATTTGCGCTCAGAACTCAGGGAGTGACTTCTCATCCGAATGATGACGTTGTATTTGTGATAACCTTGTTTGCCTTGGATCTGATGCGTACAGTTTGGACCATCAATAAGCTGTATAAATTGATTCCCTTGGATAAAATGTTTGCCGGCGAGCTGAGTATTGGGATTTCGAGTGGCGAGGTCATGGCCGGCGTGGTAGGTGCTTCGC
This is a stretch of genomic DNA from Drosophila albomicans strain 15112-1751.03 chromosome 3, ASM965048v2, whole genome shotgun sequence. It encodes these proteins:
- the LOC117571234 gene encoding adenylyl cyclase X E-like isoform X1, with translation MFDTNWRRCHTNWSHERNLQLGNLKKRCEEVGVDKEYAVYERRIRLDALTVFILLHSVMTIICCTLLIKTSMHIELIFIDVLLYALASLFIIFVLSINYKEANKKWVVYVTSIIAVMTLVSVDMAIHFIHYYAHYWDLNFLYDTYVLFVIYMFLPMPTVKAPVLLGCSISFLYILFFLIEEFFYNKVEIKHINNLLNISIDLVDYIWFNLLGTFFRLMTDIIVRSSFLERHQFMTEDIMLKGAREQEKMLLHSILPPQIAQPFQDDIRSRIAVSGRRHGMRSRHHQQTKERIMAIQTHSDVTILYADVVNYTHLTTTLSVEELVTVLHDLYASFDVAASFYRTQRIKFLGDCYYCVAGLSVPDPDHAKCCINLAHAMIAHIRDVRESRNLDIDMRIGVHSGSLLAGVIGSAKLQYDIWGEDVVIANKLESTGVPGHLHISEKTLSLMVDHNFEILPGTQQARDDIYLREHNIKTFLIAATDITNSPAISKMSTAFYVLHPKDKSKPINLDVHEELRKEFAEMPSGILSSMFKFLSHKGDGRRPLLGFVFLNFRDPTLEYNFMQEPDHLFKYCILLSWVVYISLFYVQSVDNTTLHSVNYVMHALSFIFQTVVVFIMWYKWLCHWRYHKQVHRYSKYSCFIFYCSHEIQRNLIARLCIYLFTILMYFLIIGLVLMDCDPTEFVVLHIESKLYLYEMSSSVCFQPWVLTKMICLIIGVTLIFTGIPLTVKIVIGIVEASIYAIVIFFQYDYLFRNSSSTNPTFDPEICHCLLVSITLLSLYFMERQVEFNNKINYNWRVELLNKQQDAHITNKSITILLHNLLPTHVVKLYMTSLEKHEMYFESHKMVAVMFATLKNFEMDMSKLRFLNEIIFEFDAVLSHYKNECLVDKIKIVGCTYMAACGLHIREKRSQTTFSETEISWRDRHASPTANSLRREVSRAKEHMESFALRTQGVTSHPNDDVVFVITLFALDLMRTVWTINKLYKLIPLDKMFAGELSIGISSGEVMAGVVGASQVHYDIWGNPVNMASRMDSTGLPGFIQVTEESADILRRCGLECDYRGMTYVKGRGILPTYFVGIDDNLELRSRDDWNGENM
- the LOC117571234 gene encoding adenylyl cyclase X E-like isoform X2 — protein: MFTRNCVKNLRRCHREFYRSSMFKFLSHKGDGRRPLLGFVFLNFRDPTLEYNFMQEPDHLFKYCILLSWVVYISLFYVQSVDNTTLHSVNYVMHALSFIFQTVVVFIMWYKWLCHWRYHKQVHRYSKYSCFIFYCSHEIQRNLIARLCIYLFTILMYFLIIGLVLMDCDPTEFVVLHIESKLYLYEMSSSVCFQPWVLTKMICLIIGVTLIFTGIPLTVKIVIGIVEASIYAIVIFFQYDYLFRNSSSTNPTFDPEICHCLLVSITLLSLYFMERQVEFNNKINYNWRVELLNKQQDAHITNKSITILLHNLLPTHVVKLYMTSLEKHEMYFESHKMVAVMFATLKNFEMDMSKLRFLNEIIFEFDAVLSHYKNECLVDKIKIVGCTYMAACGLHIREKRSQTTFSETEISWRDRHASPTANSLRREVSRAKEHMESFALRTQGVTSHPNDDVVFVITLFALDLMRTVWTINKLYKLIPLDKMFAGELSIGISSGEVMAGVVGASQVHYDIWGNPVNMASRMDSTGLPGFIQVTEESADILRRCGLECDYRGMTYVKGRGILPTYFVGIDDNLELRSRDDWNGENM